Genomic segment of Fusobacterium sp. SYSU M8D902:
TACCCCTGCTAACTCTCCCACTTTTTCTCCATTTTTTATCTTCTCATCAATTGTTCTAGCCTCTTGTAAAGCTTTTTCTTTTCTTAAAGAAACAAAACTTCCAATATTACTATCTATTTTTTCTATTCTTTCAAATATTTTTTGAACTAAATCTTCTGATTTTACTTCACCTTTTAAAATCTTCTCTCTTATTTCAAAGGCAGATAATTTATACAAATTCTCCATTAAAAAAATCCTCCTTAGTTTTAATAGATACCACACTCTCTATGATTATCTACTAATCTTCTTCTATTCTAATTAACCAACTACTTTTGGTACTATTATTGCACCATCACCAGAATCTGGAGCATTTGAAAGTGCTTTTTCAACTGTTAAAGATTCTTTCACTATATCTTCTCTCAAGTTATTTACTTGTGAATTTACCTGTGTCATAGCTGTAACTTCTTCAGTTTCCACTTCGTTCAACATATCAATATATCCAAGTATGTCATTTAATTCTATTTGAAATTTTTCAATTTCATCAGGTTGAAATTTTAATCTAGCAAGTTTAGCTACATTTAAAACCTCTTCTCTTGTTAATGCCATATTTTTGCCTCCTATTATACTTGTTTTTACCCTATATTATAACATAATTTAATTATAAAGAATATAGGTATTTTACTTCCTCTGCTGTCAACTCTCTATACTCTCCTACTCTTAATTTACCCAAAGCTAGCTTCCCTATTCTCTCTCTTCTCAAAATAACTACAGGGTGATTAACTGCATCTAACATTCTTCTCACCTGTCTATTTCTTCCCTCTCTTATAGAGATCAATAGCTCACTCTTTCCTCTCTCTTTAGATAATACTTTTACATATGCAGGCAGAGTTTTACCATCTTCCAACTCAACTCCATTCTCAAGCTTTTTTATAGAGCTTTCCTTTATCTCCCCCAACACCTTAACATAATACTCCTTATATATCTCTGAACGAGGGTGTATCACTCTATTAAATAACTCTCCATCATTAGTAAGTAGAATCAGTCCTGTTGTATTGTAGTCCAATCTTCCAATAGGAAATATTCTCTCCTTACATCTGATTAGATCTACAACAGTTTTTCTTCCTCTATCATCTTTAGCTGAACTCAATATCTCCAAGGGTTTATTTAGCATATAGTACACTTTCTTCTCCCCAGTTTTTTCAATTTTCTTTCCCCTTACCTCAATCTCATCTTCCTCTGTTACCTTTATTCCAGCTGAGATTATCTCTCCATTGACCTTTATTTTTCCCTCTTCTATCAATCTATCAATCTCTCTTCTTGAACCTACTCCCAAAGAAGCTAGATACTTATTTATTCTGATCTCCTCTATCTTCATCACTTCCTCTCACATCTAAATAATTAGGTAATTCCTCGATTTTTTTTATTCCTATATAACCTAAAAATTTATTAGTTACCTCATATAAATTTGGTCTTCCTATTGTCTCTCTCTTTCCACACACTCTTATAAATTTTTTCTCCTCCAAATTTTGGATTATTCTATCTACAGATACACCTCTAATAGCTTCTATCTCTCCCTTTGTTATAGGTTGCCTATAAGCTATTATTGAAAGTGTCTCCAGTGCTGCTCCTGAAAGTTTTTTAGGTTTGCTCTCCTGTTGGAAAAAATCATTTATTACCTCTCCATAGATTGGATTAGTTGCTAAACTTACAACCTCACCATCTATCTCTATATTTATTCCACTCTCTCTTCTCTCCTCTTTTAATTCCTCTAATATCTTTAATACTTCATCTAAAGGAATGGAAAAAAACTTAGATAACTCTTTTATCTTAACTTCATCTCCACCTAAGAGAAGAATTGCTTCAATCTTATTTTTAATCTCCATATTTCTCCCTGTACTCTTCTGCTATAAAGTATAAATATAAAGTTTCTCCATCTATACCTGGGATATTATCTCCAGTTAAATATATATAGTTAGATACATAGTAGTTATTTCTTTTAATATAGTTTTTTATATTAAAAAATAACTTGTCTGCTAAAAAGCTCTCTCCATTTTTGTATAACTTTGAGATAAAAGCAAGATTATAATTTAAATCTATTCTATCCACATCTTTTCCATGAATTAAAACTCCATAACGACTATTGTAATTCTCTTTATAATCCTTTCTTAATAGCTTTAACTGTTCCTCTTGAGGTAAAAAATCAATATATTTTATATTTTTATAGTTAATTCTTTTACTATTTTTTCTACTTTTTAAACCATTCTCACTCACAAAATTTCTATTCAAATAGTTTAAAAGAAACTCTTTCTTATTTTTTATGAACTCTCTCTCACTTTGAAACTCTTCTCTTTCTTGAATAGCTTCTATTAACTGATAGTACCAATAATAGCTATTTATATTATTTCTAATATTTATAACCTCATCATCTACTTCCTCTAAATAATCTAACAAAGAGAGTACCTCTGGCATTATCTTCCCCTTTAATAGATTTCCATTGAGGGTATTTTCACTATCATTTAAATATCTAAAAAGAAAAGTATAATATATTATAGCTTCATTTTCACTCTTTCTTATGTTTATATCTTCAAAAAGTTTATTTGCATTAAACCCTTTATCATATAGAGTGTTCAAGTAGTATAATTTTATCTTTGTATTTAAATTTTTTTCACTTTTTGTATAATCTATTCTATTTGGTATGATACTTCTAGAGCTCATTATCTGTAAATTTTCAAGCTCCTTTCGAAAAATAACTTTCTTTTCAGTAAATTTATTATCATAACCATTTTTCTCCCAGTAATCAATCTCATTTGCAAATATATCCTGATTTAATATTTGAGGATCTTTTTGAAACTCTTGATAAAATTTAATTACTAAAACTAAATCTCTCTCTTTTTCAATATCCTTTACAATGTAATATAAGCTATCATCTTGATATTTTTTTACCTTATTTTTTACCTCTTCTAAATTTAAATCTTCCAACTGTGAATCCCTTGTAATATATAACTTTCCTTGATAATTTTCAGCCTTAATATAAAAATCATCATATGAGTATGAACTATTTTTTTCATTAAAATCAACATATCTATTCTCATATTGAGGTATTATTTTTAATGCGAAATCTATATTTTTAGCCTCTCTTTTAAACTCTCCCAATTCAACTTTAAAATATAGCTTATCTCTCTCACTCATTGAGGGAATGATATAAACACTTATATCTTTCTCTTTAATTCTATAGTTTAATTTTAAAATATTGTTTTGAGTAACCATTTCTGCACTAATAAAATATTTATTTAAAGGAATTATCTCATTGTTATTTAAAATTAAACTCCCCTCTAATTTTGAGATATCTGTTTTATTAAAAACATCACCTCTTATATATTTTATGCTATTATACTCTTTATCATAAAAAAGAACTATCTCACTATTAGTAATGAGATAGTTTGCATATGAAAAAATATATGTTATTAAAAATAGAGTTATCAATTTTTTCATATTTTTCCTCTTTCTTTCTTAATAATCACTTTCAGGAGATATCAACACTTTTTTATATGTCTCAAAATTCTTTAATAAAATTTGTATTCCATTTATTACTGCATTTAGTGGATCATCTGATATTTTTACCTCTAGGTTTAAGTTCTCAGATATCTTTTTATCTATTCCTCTTAAAAGAGCTCCTCCTCCAGTTATATATATTCCTTTTCTCTTAATATCCGAAGATAATTCAGGTGGTGTTTTTTCCAATATAACTTTCACCTCTTCAATTATCTGTTGTACTAAGTCTCCCAAAGCTTCTACTATCTCAGAAGAGTATATTTTTATATCTCTAGGTAATCCATTTAAAGCGTTTCTTCCACTTATCTCGATAACCTCATCCTCTTCTAAATCAATAACTGCTCCTATTGTTTTTTTGATCTCTTCAGCTGTTCTCTCTCCTATTAATAGATTGTGCTTCTGTCTTACATAATCTATTATTGTACTATCCAATCTGTCTCCAGCCACTCTAAAAGATGAAGTTTTTACTATTCCACCTAAAGATATTACAGCTATCTCTGATGTTCCACCACCGATATCTATTATTAAATTTCCCTCTGGTTCAAATATATTTAATCCTATTCCTATTGCAGCTGCCATAGGCTCCTCTATCAAATAAGCTTCTCTTGCTCCAGCTTCTCTTGTTACATCTATAACAGCTCTCTTTTCAACTTGTGTTACTCCAGCAGGAACACAGATTATAACTCTTGGACTAGATAATCCTTTTTTCTGATTTACCTTTTTTAAAAAGCTTCTCAACATTTTTTCAGTTATCTCATAATCTGCAATAACTCCATTTTTTAATGGTCTTATTGTCTGAATACTCCCAGGAGTTCTTCCTATCATCAATTTGGCTCTATCTCCAACTTCAAAAACATCTTTAGTTTTGTTATTCAAAGCTACTACAGAAGGCTCATTCAGTATTATTCCTCTATTTCTAATACAAACCAAAGTATTTGAAGTTCCTAAATCAATCCCCAAATCCTCTGAAAATATCCCTAAAAATTTATTAAATATTTTTCTCATTACACACCTCTAACTTCATATATTATATTCTTTCAATCTCTTTTAATTTTACTCCTAGATTTAATAATCTTTCCATAAATCTCTCTATTGGGAATCCCATCACTGTAAAAAAATCACCCTCTATTTTCTCTACAAATATAGCTCCCTTCTCTTGAATTCCATAGGCTCCTGCTTTATCCATTGGCTCTTTAGTTCCTATATACCACTCAATCATCTCATCACTCAACTCTTTAAAGTATACTTTAGTTACTGAGCAATCTTTTATTTCCAAATTCTTTTTTCTATTTATAAATGAATATGCTGTTATCACATTGTGAGTTCTACCTGACAATCTTTTTAATATTTCGTAGGCTTCTCTCTCATCTTTAGGCTTTCCTATTATCTCTCCATCTAATTCAACTATTGTATCTGCTCCTACTACATATTCATCTGGATATCTATCTGCTACTGCTTTTACTTTTTTATAAGCAATATCCTTTATCTTATCACAAATATCAATCTCATCACTACACTCATCTATATCTACACTTATAATTTTTAAATTAAATCCTACACTCTCTAGAATCTCTTTTCTTCTAGGTGATTTAGATGCTAGTATCATCTTCTACCTTCTCCTTTTCCTCTTCTAAGATCTTCTGTTCCCTCTCTCTTCTCTCCATTGCTTCCATCAATTCTATCTGCTCTTGAATTAATTGTTTCTCTATTCTTCGTCTTTTTTCCTCTCTTCTATGGACAATTATAGAGGTAATAGTCACTCTCAACTTCTTAGCAATCAAGAAAAATAACGAAATAAAAATCAATACATATAAGCTCACATAGAAATAGTTAAAATAGATATTGCTTATACAGTAGTTAAATGAATAAG
This window contains:
- the gatC gene encoding Asp-tRNA(Asn)/Glu-tRNA(Gln) amidotransferase subunit GatC encodes the protein MALTREEVLNVAKLARLKFQPDEIEKFQIELNDILGYIDMLNEVETEEVTAMTQVNSQVNNLREDIVKESLTVEKALSNAPDSGDGAIIVPKVVG
- a CDS encoding pseudouridine synthase, with amino-acid sequence MRINKYLASLGVGSRREIDRLIEEGKIKVNGEIISAGIKVTEEDEIEVRGKKIEKTGEKKVYYMLNKPLEILSSAKDDRGRKTVVDLIRCKERIFPIGRLDYNTTGLILLTNDGELFNRVIHPRSEIYKEYYVKVLGEIKESSIKKLENGVELEDGKTLPAYVKVLSKERGKSELLISIREGRNRQVRRMLDAVNHPVVILRRERIGKLALGKLRVGEYRELTAEEVKYLYSL
- the scpB gene encoding SMC-Scp complex subunit ScpB — translated: MEIKNKIEAILLLGGDEVKIKELSKFFSIPLDEVLKILEELKEERRESGINIEIDGEVVSLATNPIYGEVINDFFQQESKPKKLSGAALETLSIIAYRQPITKGEIEAIRGVSVDRIIQNLEEKKFIRVCGKRETIGRPNLYEVTNKFLGYIGIKKIEELPNYLDVRGSDEDRGDQNK
- a CDS encoding rod shape-determining protein produces the protein MRKIFNKFLGIFSEDLGIDLGTSNTLVCIRNRGIILNEPSVVALNNKTKDVFEVGDRAKLMIGRTPGSIQTIRPLKNGVIADYEITEKMLRSFLKKVNQKKGLSSPRVIICVPAGVTQVEKRAVIDVTREAGAREAYLIEEPMAAAIGIGLNIFEPEGNLIIDIGGGTSEIAVISLGGIVKTSSFRVAGDRLDSTIIDYVRQKHNLLIGERTAEEIKKTIGAVIDLEEDEVIEISGRNALNGLPRDIKIYSSEIVEALGDLVQQIIEEVKVILEKTPPELSSDIKRKGIYITGGGALLRGIDKKISENLNLEVKISDDPLNAVINGIQILLKNFETYKKVLISPESDY
- a CDS encoding Maf family protein — its product is MILASKSPRRKEILESVGFNLKIISVDIDECSDEIDICDKIKDIAYKKVKAVADRYPDEYVVGADTIVELDGEIIGKPKDEREAYEILKRLSGRTHNVITAYSFINRKKNLEIKDCSVTKVYFKELSDEMIEWYIGTKEPMDKAGAYGIQEKGAIFVEKIEGDFFTVMGFPIERFMERLLNLGVKLKEIERI